A single region of the Arthrobacter sp. PAMC25564 genome encodes:
- a CDS encoding metalloregulator ArsR/SmtB family transcription factor, with amino-acid sequence MDADKAICGREPDSQYVELAVEVFAMLADATRVRIILALRDGELPVGQLAEVVHKSPASVSQHLAKMRLARLVTTRQDGTRVFYRLENEHARQLVADAIFQAEHSLGGTPRHHHSESADQS; translated from the coding sequence ATGGATGCAGATAAAGCGATATGCGGGCGGGAACCTGACAGCCAGTACGTGGAACTGGCTGTCGAAGTGTTTGCCATGCTGGCTGACGCCACAAGGGTGCGGATCATTCTTGCCCTGCGCGACGGCGAACTTCCCGTCGGCCAGCTCGCCGAGGTGGTCCATAAATCCCCGGCATCGGTATCCCAGCATCTGGCGAAAATGCGCCTCGCACGCCTGGTGACCACCAGGCAGGATGGAACACGAGTCTTCTACCGACTGGAAAACGAGCACGCCCGCCAGCTCGTCGCCGACGCCATCTTCCAGGCCGAACACTCCCTCGGGGGAACACCCCGACATCACCACTCCGAAAGCGCGGACCAATCATGA
- a CDS encoding cation-translocating P-type ATPase C-terminal domain-containing protein, translated as MQILAIDLGTETLPALALGREPEEPGEPGTMNRPPRQRGQNVIDGPMLARAWGLLGGVSALLVTTAFLTPLVLGGWQYGADTRTGPLHQVWMQATTMSFLGIVACQIGTAVAARTQTASLAQIGLTSNRLLLWGIAFEITFTAAVVTLPPLQDIFGTRPPEPWQILALAPFPLVVWGTDELWRYSRRRKAQRQRRAPG; from the coding sequence ATGCAGATCCTCGCGATCGACCTCGGCACCGAGACCCTCCCGGCCCTCGCCCTCGGCCGCGAACCCGAAGAACCCGGAGAACCCGGAACCATGAACCGGCCACCGCGCCAGCGCGGACAAAACGTCATCGACGGACCCATGCTCGCCCGCGCCTGGGGCCTGCTCGGCGGAGTCTCAGCCCTGCTCGTGACCACAGCCTTCCTCACCCCCCTTGTCCTCGGAGGCTGGCAATACGGCGCAGACACCCGCACCGGCCCCCTGCACCAGGTCTGGATGCAGGCCACCACCATGAGCTTCCTGGGCATCGTCGCCTGCCAGATCGGCACCGCCGTCGCCGCACGCACCCAGACCGCATCCCTGGCTCAAATCGGGCTCACCAGCAACCGCCTCCTGCTTTGGGGCATCGCCTTCGAAATCACCTTCACCGCCGCCGTGGTCACCCTGCCACCACTCCAGGACATATTCGGCACCCGCCCGCCCGAACCATGGCAGATCCTGGCCCTCGCCCCCTTCCCCCTCGTCGTCTGGGGAACCGACGAACTCTGGCGATATAGCCGGCGGCGGAAAGCACAGAGGCAACGGCGGGCCCCGGGCTGA
- a CDS encoding CBS domain-containing protein yields the protein MSTPGTTAIPAIRLSALLRRPVLDSKGNQIGTLADAIVRLQEGDYPRLAGLVVAVGSNRFFAPMEKLAGIEPGSIRLRTAKLDLRPFTRREGEVLLKEDVLGHRLIDTDHTVMVKAYDIELHDTSTGWSVTGLDVHKPRWFGIDRRHDTHPFQDWNRFLPLIGHEASSKARSLSARFGQLKPAEIADLIEGSSEKEQDELLARVHTDPELEADVFEELDEDRQSRILKDRTDQEVADVLSRMRADDAADAVMDLPQERRTGILALLPGPQHTKVMALLGYHDATAGGLMGTDYTALPATATIAEALESIRTATTEQPEALTTIYSLHPDGTLAGVIGLVQALQADPAALLGDAADPEPVSATAGDDIIDVTTTMADYNMLTLPVLDGQGRILGVITVDDALEAAIPSDWTHREPNRHTARNSQTAPGN from the coding sequence ATGAGCACCCCCGGCACCACGGCAATACCGGCCATCCGGCTCTCGGCCCTGCTGCGCCGCCCCGTCCTGGACTCCAAAGGCAACCAGATCGGGACCCTCGCCGACGCCATCGTCCGCCTCCAAGAAGGTGACTACCCCCGGCTGGCCGGTCTGGTCGTTGCCGTCGGATCCAACCGCTTCTTCGCCCCGATGGAGAAGCTCGCCGGCATCGAACCCGGCAGCATCCGGCTGCGGACGGCCAAACTTGATCTGCGTCCGTTCACCAGGCGCGAGGGCGAGGTACTGCTCAAGGAAGATGTCCTTGGCCACCGGCTGATCGACACCGACCACACGGTAATGGTTAAGGCATACGACATCGAACTGCACGACACGTCCACGGGGTGGTCCGTCACCGGTCTGGACGTGCACAAGCCGCGCTGGTTCGGCATCGACCGGCGGCACGACACGCACCCCTTCCAAGACTGGAACCGGTTCCTGCCCCTCATCGGTCACGAGGCATCCAGCAAGGCCCGATCCCTGTCCGCCCGGTTCGGGCAGCTGAAACCGGCCGAGATCGCGGACCTCATCGAGGGCTCCTCGGAGAAGGAACAGGATGAGCTCCTTGCCCGGGTCCACACGGACCCGGAACTTGAAGCCGACGTCTTTGAAGAACTCGACGAGGACCGCCAGTCGAGAATCCTCAAGGACCGCACCGACCAGGAGGTCGCGGACGTGCTGTCCCGCATGCGCGCCGACGACGCCGCCGACGCCGTCATGGATCTCCCGCAGGAACGCCGGACGGGCATCCTCGCGCTCCTCCCCGGACCCCAGCACACCAAGGTCATGGCCCTGCTCGGCTACCACGACGCCACCGCCGGGGGACTCATGGGCACCGACTACACTGCGTTGCCGGCCACGGCCACCATTGCCGAGGCACTCGAGAGCATCCGCACCGCCACCACCGAACAACCCGAAGCCCTCACCACGATCTACAGCCTGCACCCGGATGGAACCCTCGCAGGGGTGATCGGCCTGGTCCAGGCCCTGCAGGCAGACCCCGCGGCCCTGCTCGGGGACGCCGCCGACCCCGAGCCGGTCAGCGCGACCGCCGGGGACGACATCATCGACGTCACCACCACCATGGCCGACTACAACATGCTCACCCTTCCCGTCCTCGACGGGCAAGGACGCATCCTGGGCGTCATCACCGTTGATGACGCGCTCGAAGCCGCCATCCCCTCCGACTGGACACACCGTGAACCCAACAGGCACACCGCGCGAAACAGCCAGACGGCACCGGGAAACTGA
- a CDS encoding IS110 family transposase has protein sequence MEVAVIKDHHLVDVFIGVDVGKTNHHAVALNREGKKLLDKALPQDEAKLRSIIGSLTKHGTLLLVVDQPATIGALPVAVAQAAGIMVGYLPGLAMRRIADLHPGEAKTDARDSFIIAEAARTMPHTLRSIAVADEQTAELSMLCGFDDDLAQQATATSNRIRGLLTQIHPALERVIGPHLDHPAMAELLIKYPTPAALRKAGQTRVGEYLRKWAPRAGTGWAAEIFTALSEQTVVVAGTGAAGIVLPRLAAQLAQLRAARAEVLTRVEAIVEAHPLHTVLTSMPAVGARTEARIITEVIGKDFNTAGHLASYSGLAPVTWRSGTSIRGDHPSRKGNKILKRAFFLSAFAALKDPASRAYYDRKRAEGKRHNQALIALARRRCDVLFAMLRDMTLYEAPKPKAA, from the coding sequence CTGGAGGTAGCGGTGATCAAGGACCACCATCTCGTCGATGTCTTCATCGGCGTCGACGTCGGCAAGACCAACCACCACGCGGTGGCGCTGAACCGGGAGGGCAAGAAGCTCCTCGATAAGGCGCTGCCCCAGGACGAGGCGAAACTGCGCTCCATCATCGGTTCCCTGACCAAACACGGGACGCTGTTGCTGGTTGTGGATCAGCCCGCGACCATCGGCGCCCTTCCTGTCGCCGTCGCGCAGGCCGCCGGGATCATGGTCGGCTACCTGCCCGGGCTGGCGATGCGCCGGATCGCCGACCTGCACCCCGGCGAGGCGAAGACCGATGCCCGCGACTCGTTCATCATTGCCGAGGCCGCCCGCACCATGCCGCACACCCTGCGCTCGATCGCGGTTGCCGACGAACAGACCGCGGAACTGTCCATGCTCTGCGGCTTCGACGACGACCTGGCCCAACAGGCCACCGCAACCTCGAACCGGATCCGCGGGCTCCTGACCCAGATCCACCCCGCCTTGGAGCGGGTCATCGGCCCGCACCTGGACCACCCGGCGATGGCCGAGCTGCTGATCAAGTACCCGACCCCGGCGGCCCTGCGTAAGGCCGGCCAGACCAGGGTCGGCGAGTACCTGCGCAAATGGGCGCCGCGGGCCGGCACGGGCTGGGCTGCAGAAATATTCACCGCCCTGTCCGAACAGACCGTAGTGGTCGCCGGCACCGGTGCCGCCGGCATCGTCCTGCCGCGCCTGGCCGCACAGCTGGCCCAACTGCGCGCTGCCCGCGCCGAGGTCCTGACCCGGGTCGAGGCCATCGTGGAGGCCCACCCTCTTCACACCGTCCTGACATCCATGCCGGCGGTCGGCGCCAGGACAGAGGCAAGGATCATCACCGAGGTCATCGGTAAGGACTTCAACACCGCCGGACACCTGGCCTCCTACTCCGGATTAGCCCCGGTGACGTGGAGATCCGGGACGTCCATCCGCGGCGACCACCCCTCCAGGAAAGGCAACAAAATCCTCAAACGCGCCTTCTTCCTCTCCGCGTTCGCCGCGCTGAAGGACCCCGCCTCACGGGCGTATTACGACCGCAAACGGGCCGAGGGTAAACGCCACAACCAGGCCCTCATCGCCCTCGCCCGGCGCCGCTGCGACGTCCTGTTCGCCATGCTCCGCGACATGACCCTCTACGAAGCACCCAAGCCCAAAGCCGCCTGA
- a CDS encoding cation diffusion facilitator family transporter — protein sequence MSTPHDRGTHSHPTLETDPHGHDDHGHDHDHGHGHGHGHGHGHGHSHEHPTGIKGFLYGLFVPHTHDAADSVDDALEASEQGVRAVKISLFMLLGTTVLQFIVVLISGSVALLADTIHNFSDALTAVPLWIAFLLARRPATRRYTYGFGRAEDLAGLFIIGVVALSALVAGWQAVDRLIHPQPIHNLGWVAVAGLIGFAGNEAVAIYRIRIGRKIGSAALVADGVHARMDGFTSLAVVLGVIGVWLGFPLADPIVGLLIAAAIIILLWGTMRSIGRRLMDGIDPDLLDRARSALAGTPGVEAVPALQLRWIGHRLQGNASIQIADMPLSTGEQIVRDAEHRLGHALPNLDGVFIRPVTAPSGHGEAVPDDPAHVHHHG from the coding sequence ATGAGCACCCCCCACGACCGCGGCACCCACTCACACCCCACGCTCGAAACAGACCCTCACGGACACGACGACCACGGGCATGACCACGACCATGGGCATGGGCATGGGCACGGGCACGGGCACGGGCACGGCCATTCCCATGAGCATCCGACGGGGATCAAGGGCTTCCTGTACGGGTTATTCGTCCCGCACACCCACGACGCCGCGGACTCCGTCGACGATGCCCTTGAGGCGAGTGAACAGGGCGTCAGGGCGGTGAAAATCAGCCTCTTCATGCTGCTTGGCACCACCGTCCTTCAATTCATCGTGGTGCTGATCAGCGGCTCCGTAGCTCTCCTCGCTGACACGATCCATAACTTCTCCGACGCCCTGACGGCGGTGCCGCTGTGGATCGCGTTCCTGCTGGCCCGCCGGCCCGCGACCCGGCGTTACACCTACGGCTTCGGCCGGGCCGAAGACCTGGCCGGACTCTTCATCATCGGCGTCGTCGCGCTCTCGGCCCTGGTGGCCGGGTGGCAAGCGGTCGACCGTCTGATCCACCCCCAGCCCATCCACAACCTGGGATGGGTCGCCGTCGCCGGCCTGATCGGCTTCGCCGGCAATGAGGCCGTGGCCATCTACCGGATCCGGATCGGCCGGAAGATCGGCTCCGCGGCCCTGGTCGCCGACGGCGTCCACGCCCGGATGGACGGCTTCACCTCTCTTGCCGTGGTGCTGGGCGTCATAGGAGTCTGGCTAGGGTTCCCGCTGGCCGACCCGATCGTGGGGCTGCTGATCGCGGCTGCCATCATCATCCTGCTCTGGGGGACGATGCGGAGCATCGGCCGGCGCCTGATGGACGGCATCGACCCCGACCTCCTGGACCGCGCCCGGTCCGCCCTCGCCGGGACCCCCGGCGTGGAGGCCGTCCCGGCCCTGCAGCTGCGCTGGATCGGCCACCGCCTCCAGGGCAACGCCAGCATCCAGATCGCCGATATGCCCCTCTCAACCGGCGAACAGATCGTCCGGGACGCCGAGCACCGTCTTGGCCATGCTCTCCCGAACCTGGACGGCGTTTTCATCCGCCCCGTCACCGCTCCCTCCGGCCACGGCGAGGCGGTCCCCGATGACCCGGCGCACGTCCACCACCATGGCTGA
- a CDS encoding HAD-IC family P-type ATPase, whose product MSEREAARRLVVYGPNEITRRGGLQWPRQIVRQLVHPLALLLWLAALLSYFSGSAALAGAIVAVILLNAGFAFLQERHAERAVEALSAYLPPQARVLRDGEEKQVQARLLVPGDVLVVREGDRVSADARLLEGSVEMDVSTLTGESLPVLRSAAGRPPEGPLLQAPDMVFSGTSCTGGDALAVIFATGMHTELGRIAALSERVGHDQSPLEKQVTRVARIIAIAAVAMGIAFIPVGTLLGHLSLSDTLNFAIGLLVANVPEGLLPTITLALAVGVRILARQGALVKQISAVETLGSTSVICTDKTGTLTMNRMRVTNTWTSGGSLDLDAAPPFAGPGSPPVRLAAAAVACNNAGIDGAGNESGDPTELALLHAAVTLGVPADRHAVERLTQFHFDPTLRRMSTVDRTPDGIRVHCKGAPEELLPLCTWIATDGGGARPLAQAERAATGSIVDSWAEKGLRILAIAERELTSQEDAGLPREKAERDLTHLGLVAMFDPPRPEVPDAVARCHTAGIRLIIVTGDHGLTARGIAARVGIGDRGIRITTGAELDRMPEKDLDELLNTEEELIFARSSPEAKLRIADALRDLGQVVAMTGDGVNDAPALRHADIGVAMGKSGTDVAREAATMVLTDDNFASIVSAVQAGRRVYDNVRKFIIYIFAHATPRSSPS is encoded by the coding sequence TTGTCGGAGCGCGAAGCGGCACGGCGTCTGGTGGTGTACGGGCCGAACGAGATCACCCGGCGTGGAGGCCTGCAGTGGCCGCGCCAGATCGTCCGGCAGCTGGTGCACCCCCTCGCACTGCTGCTCTGGCTTGCGGCGCTGCTGAGCTATTTCAGCGGATCAGCCGCGCTGGCGGGGGCAATCGTCGCGGTCATCCTCCTCAACGCGGGGTTCGCTTTCCTCCAGGAACGCCATGCGGAACGGGCCGTCGAAGCCCTCTCCGCCTACCTTCCGCCGCAGGCCCGGGTCCTGCGCGACGGTGAGGAGAAGCAAGTCCAGGCCAGGCTGCTGGTCCCGGGCGATGTGCTGGTGGTGCGCGAAGGCGATCGTGTCAGCGCCGACGCCCGGCTCCTTGAGGGCTCCGTGGAAATGGACGTCTCCACCCTCACCGGGGAATCCCTTCCCGTCCTCAGGAGCGCGGCGGGCCGGCCGCCGGAGGGACCGCTGCTTCAGGCGCCGGACATGGTTTTCAGCGGCACCAGCTGCACCGGCGGCGATGCGTTGGCCGTGATCTTTGCCACCGGCATGCACACCGAACTCGGCCGGATCGCCGCGCTCTCCGAACGCGTGGGCCACGACCAGAGCCCGCTCGAAAAGCAGGTCACCCGGGTCGCGCGGATCATAGCCATCGCCGCCGTCGCCATGGGCATCGCGTTCATCCCCGTAGGCACTCTTCTCGGCCACCTTTCCCTGAGCGACACCCTGAACTTCGCGATCGGGCTGCTCGTCGCCAATGTCCCCGAAGGCCTGCTCCCAACCATCACCCTCGCCCTGGCCGTCGGCGTGCGCATCCTCGCCCGCCAGGGGGCCCTGGTTAAACAGATCTCCGCGGTCGAAACCCTGGGCTCGACCAGTGTCATCTGCACCGATAAAACCGGCACCCTGACCATGAACCGTATGCGCGTCACCAATACCTGGACTTCCGGCGGGTCCCTCGACCTGGACGCCGCACCACCATTCGCAGGGCCTGGCTCACCGCCCGTGAGGCTGGCCGCGGCCGCGGTCGCATGCAACAACGCCGGTATTGACGGCGCAGGCAACGAAAGCGGCGACCCCACCGAGCTGGCCCTGTTGCACGCCGCCGTCACCCTCGGCGTGCCCGCGGACCGGCACGCCGTCGAACGGCTCACCCAGTTCCACTTCGACCCGACCCTGCGGCGCATGTCCACCGTCGACCGCACGCCCGACGGTATCCGCGTCCACTGCAAGGGAGCCCCCGAGGAACTCCTGCCCCTATGCACCTGGATCGCCACGGACGGCGGCGGAGCACGGCCTCTGGCCCAGGCGGAGCGCGCCGCCACGGGCTCGATCGTGGACAGCTGGGCCGAGAAAGGCCTGCGGATCCTGGCAATCGCCGAACGGGAACTCACCTCTCAAGAGGACGCTGGTTTGCCCCGTGAGAAAGCCGAACGAGACCTGACCCACCTCGGACTCGTCGCAATGTTCGACCCGCCCCGCCCCGAAGTCCCCGACGCCGTCGCACGGTGCCACACCGCAGGAATCCGGCTCATCATCGTCACCGGCGACCACGGCCTCACCGCCCGCGGCATCGCCGCCCGGGTAGGCATCGGCGACCGAGGCATCCGCATCACCACCGGTGCCGAACTGGACCGGATGCCCGAAAAGGACCTCGATGAACTTCTCAACACCGAAGAAGAACTGATCTTCGCCCGCAGTTCGCCCGAAGCCAAACTCCGCATCGCCGATGCCCTGCGCGACCTGGGACAGGTCGTGGCCATGACCGGTGACGGCGTCAACGACGCCCCCGCCCTCCGCCATGCCGACATCGGCGTGGCGATGGGAAAATCCGGAACCGACGTCGCCCGCGAAGCCGCCACCATGGTCCTTACCGACGACAACTTCGCCTCCATCGTCAGCGCCGTCCAAGCCGGACGACGCGTCTACGACAATGTCCGAAAATTCATCATCTACATCTTCGCCCACGCCACCCCGAGGTCGTCCCCTTCCTGA
- a CDS encoding NRAMP family divalent metal transporter, protein MPAGPAPAAVLDSAHIGDIKGAFGTIRLGEESPGSGWKTRVKTLLAIIGPGLIVMVGDNDAGAFGTYTEAGQNYGTSLLWTLLLLVPVLYVNQEMVLRLGVVAGVGHARLILERFGKFWGAFSVIDLFILNALTIVTEFIGISLGLDYLGIPKAAGVLVAAVVIIGAASTGSFKRFERVCMTLVAGSLLLVPIIVMVHPDLGQVTHDFFIPGLPVGSDLSTVTLLIIGIVGTTIAPWQLFFQQSYLIDKRITPRYMKYEKVDLWLGIGIVIIGAGAIMGFTAATFAGHPEFGNFTDAGGVADGLENYVGKAAGVLFAVALIDASIIGAAAVGLSTSYALGDVLGLKHSLHRKISDAKGFYAVFAGILIISAVIVLIPGAPLGLMTVGVQVLAGVLLPSATVFLLLLCNDKQVLGPWVNGRATNVFTALIIAVLVILSLVLTAGVLFPDMGSGAIIGILAGGAAVCVLGTAAYLLYARFRPGPGAAPIDRTGRQDWRMPPLALLTAPKLSTAGRTGLTVLRTYLLIAMILVIVRVVQLALGG, encoded by the coding sequence GTGCCAGCCGGCCCGGCCCCCGCGGCTGTCCTGGACAGCGCCCACATCGGCGACATCAAGGGCGCCTTCGGCACCATCCGGCTCGGTGAGGAATCGCCGGGAAGCGGCTGGAAGACCCGGGTCAAGACGCTGCTGGCCATTATCGGTCCCGGCCTGATCGTAATGGTCGGGGACAACGATGCCGGGGCCTTCGGGACGTATACCGAGGCCGGACAGAACTACGGCACGTCGCTGCTGTGGACGCTGCTTTTGCTGGTTCCGGTGCTGTACGTGAACCAGGAAATGGTTCTGCGCCTCGGGGTGGTTGCCGGCGTCGGACACGCCCGGCTGATCCTGGAACGGTTCGGGAAGTTCTGGGGCGCGTTCAGCGTCATCGACCTGTTCATCCTCAACGCCCTGACCATTGTCACCGAATTTATAGGCATCAGCCTGGGCCTGGACTATCTGGGCATCCCCAAGGCCGCGGGCGTGCTGGTGGCCGCCGTGGTGATCATCGGCGCGGCCTCGACCGGGTCATTCAAACGGTTCGAGCGGGTGTGCATGACCCTGGTCGCCGGGTCCTTGCTGCTGGTGCCCATCATCGTCATGGTCCACCCGGACCTGGGGCAGGTGACCCATGATTTCTTCATCCCCGGGCTCCCTGTCGGTTCAGACCTGTCCACGGTCACGCTGCTGATCATCGGCATCGTCGGCACGACCATCGCCCCGTGGCAGCTGTTCTTCCAGCAGTCGTACCTGATCGACAAGCGCATCACCCCCCGGTACATGAAGTACGAGAAGGTCGACCTGTGGCTCGGGATCGGGATCGTGATCATCGGCGCCGGAGCCATCATGGGGTTCACCGCGGCCACGTTCGCCGGGCACCCTGAATTCGGGAACTTCACCGACGCCGGCGGAGTGGCGGACGGCCTGGAAAACTACGTCGGGAAGGCCGCCGGGGTGCTGTTCGCGGTGGCGTTGATCGACGCCTCAATCATCGGCGCGGCCGCGGTCGGGCTCTCCACTTCCTATGCGCTGGGGGATGTGCTGGGTTTGAAGCATTCCCTGCACCGGAAAATCTCCGATGCGAAAGGCTTCTACGCCGTGTTCGCCGGCATCCTGATCATCTCAGCGGTCATCGTCCTGATCCCGGGGGCCCCGCTGGGGCTGATGACCGTCGGCGTCCAGGTCCTCGCCGGTGTCCTGCTGCCCTCGGCCACGGTGTTCCTGCTGCTGCTGTGCAACGACAAACAGGTCCTGGGCCCCTGGGTGAACGGCAGGGCCACGAACGTCTTCACCGCCCTCATCATCGCAGTCCTGGTGATCCTCTCCCTCGTCCTGACCGCAGGGGTGCTCTTCCCCGACATGGGCAGCGGGGCGATTATCGGCATCCTCGCGGGCGGGGCAGCCGTCTGCGTCCTGGGCACGGCGGCCTACCTGCTCTATGCCAGATTCCGGCCAGGCCCGGGTGCGGCGCCGATCGACCGGACCGGGAGGCAGGACTGGCGCATGCCTCCCCTGGCGCTGCTGACGGCCCCCAAACTCTCCACCGCCGGCCGGACCGGGCTGACCGTATTGCGGACCTACCTGCTGATCGCCATGATCCTGGTGATCGTCCGTGTGGTCCAGCTCGCCCTCGGCGGCTGA
- a CDS encoding peptidase, producing MAEQHQMVTMHDVVARIPGHRSFTVTAEALAMIGVFGGFLYCHQGKGGCRKQGLYFSRTEPKKSLRCRLTTPASTGPELDPGLSQDSIEEIILAVSHELAPRLDSAVLDFGNYNKMQRFIWSSMPAANGPRCVCRRSMGTPAGKRSPCLDDQGIGLSDS from the coding sequence ATGGCTGAACAGCATCAGATGGTGACGATGCATGACGTGGTGGCCCGGATTCCCGGGCATCGCAGCTTCACCGTGACCGCGGAGGCCCTGGCCATGATCGGGGTATTCGGTGGCTTCCTGTATTGCCATCAGGGGAAAGGCGGCTGCCGCAAACAGGGGCTGTACTTCTCCCGGACCGAACCCAAAAAATCCCTCCGCTGCCGGCTCACCACCCCGGCCTCCACGGGGCCCGAACTAGATCCCGGACTCAGCCAGGACAGCATCGAAGAAATCATCCTGGCCGTCAGCCATGAACTGGCCCCGAGACTGGACAGCGCCGTGCTGGACTTCGGAAACTACAACAAAATGCAGCGGTTCATCTGGTCATCGATGCCGGCCGCCAACGGGCCGCGCTGCGTATGCCGCCGCTCCATGGGCACCCCCGCCGGAAAACGCTCCCCCTGCCTCGACGATCAAGGAATCGGACTCAGCGACTCCTGA
- a CDS encoding mechanosensitive ion channel domain-containing protein, with amino-acid sequence MVFTDKWIGVLLQVVITVGLGVATWAVARSIISRIVGRVSNGYAMLKRPHFRWAQPVLRTLDHERRVQRAETIGSLLNSIVTVLVVVTVIIYTLGALEVNVAPLLTSVGILGIAIGFGAQQLIRDFLAGIFITLEDQYGIGDVIETSEVVGTVESVGLRITRVRAGDGTIWYLRNGEILRVGNRSQGRYTPSTDGSSPDEPGTDAGQ; translated from the coding sequence ATGGTTTTCACGGATAAATGGATCGGCGTCCTTCTCCAGGTCGTGATTACTGTCGGCCTTGGGGTCGCGACCTGGGCTGTTGCCCGGTCCATCATTTCCCGCATCGTCGGGCGTGTCAGCAACGGTTACGCCATGCTGAAGAGGCCTCACTTCCGGTGGGCGCAGCCCGTCCTGCGGACCCTGGATCACGAACGCCGGGTCCAGCGGGCGGAAACCATCGGATCCCTGCTGAACAGCATTGTCACCGTCCTTGTCGTGGTGACAGTGATCATCTACACACTTGGCGCACTCGAGGTCAACGTCGCGCCGCTGTTGACCAGCGTCGGGATACTGGGCATCGCTATCGGCTTCGGCGCCCAGCAGCTGATACGTGACTTCCTGGCCGGAATTTTTATCACATTGGAGGACCAATACGGTATCGGCGATGTGATCGAGACCAGCGAAGTCGTGGGAACCGTTGAGTCTGTGGGCCTGCGCATCACCCGGGTCCGCGCCGGGGACGGCACCATCTGGTACCTGCGGAACGGAGAAATACTGCGCGTCGGCAACCGCTCACAAGGCCGCTACACGCCCTCCACCGACGGCTCCTCACCGGATGAACCGGGAACCGACGCAGGCCAATAG